DNA from Desmodus rotundus isolate HL8 chromosome X, HLdesRot8A.1, whole genome shotgun sequence:
atgagttattggtcttattgagttttgagagttctttatatattttagatacagGTCGTAcatctgatatatatattttgcaaatattttctccctataacttggcttttcatttttgaagagtaGAAGTTTTAAATAAGGTCCaatttacctttgttttttgGTTATATGGTGTACCCTTTTGGGGTCCTATTTAAGAaacttttgccaaattcactgagattttctcctctttcctcctaaAGGTTTTATAGTTacagctcttacatttaggtctatgatccatttttaattaatttttgattGTGGTGTAAGATGAGAGGTAAGCATAGCCCCTTTCAtcatttcatttacttcaaaGTGCTGAATAACTTATAAAACTTTGGAATGTAATATCTAGAAAGTTAAAACAACCAGATTTCCCCCACAGTACTGTACCATGGTCATCATTTGTATCCATGATCCTCAAGCAAATATCTAGCATCATTGTTGGTGTTATGCCTAATttgttatgtttatttaaaataaatttatcagtGTGTGGTATATAGACATACATTCTACCAGAACATCACATTTATCTACTATACTTATGGTAACCATTCAGGATAAAGAGGAATTTACTTGAAATGCTTTAGAAATTTTATAATCTGTGGGCAGAAAGTGTATAATGCCATCGTATTCATTTTCTATGCTGTATAACATTCTGTCACAAACCTAGTGGCGTAAAACAGCGCATGTTTCAGCCACAGACCTAGTGCCATAAAACAGTGCACGTTTCAGCCGCAGACGTAGTGCCGTAAAACAGTGCACGTGAGCCGCCCCCTTTCCCGCGTGCCGCCTCCCTTCCCGGTGAGCCACCCGGCTTCCCGTGAGCCGTCCATCTTCCCGCGAGCCATCCATCTTCCCGTGAGCCGTCCACCTTCCCGCGAGCCGTCCATCTTCCCGCGAGCCGTCCATCTTCTCGCGAGCCGTCCATCTTCCCGCGAGCCGTCCACCTTCCCGCGAGCCGTCCATCTTCTCGCGAGCCATCCATCTTCTCGCGAGCCATCCACCTTCCTGCGAGCCATCCACCTTCCCGCGAGCCATCCACCTTCCCGCGAGCCATCCACCTTCCCCCTTCCCGTGTGCCGCCTCCCTTCCCAGTGAGCCACCCTGCTTCCCGTGAGCCATCCACCTTCCCGGGTGCCGCCTCCCTTCCCGGTGAGCCACCCCGCTTCCCGTGAGCCATCCACCTTCCCGGGTGCCGCCTCCCTTCCCGGTGAGCCACCCCGCTTCCCGTGAGCCATCCACCTTCCCGCGTGCCTCCTCCCTTCCTGGTGAGCCACCCCCTTCCCATGAACCGACCTCAGTCCCTGAGCTGACCCCATCCTGTGGCCCAGCGCACTCCAACAGGCAGCACCAGGGTGACTTCAGGTTTCGCCTGCAGCCCATTCTTCATTGTGGCCGTTGTCATCGTTGACGAAGGTAGTTGTGTGGTAAAATGGCACCTGTGGGTCTGCGGCTTGGTGATTTGGTGTGGGGAAAACTCGGCCATTATCCTCCTTGGCCGGCAATGATTATTACTCCACCTAAGGGTTTGCAGAAACCGCCTGGAAAGAAATgctggtttgtgaagttttttggAATGGAGGATCATGCCTGGATGGAAGTGGAACAGCTAAAGCCGTATCATGAGCAtaaggaggaaataataaagatgaacaAGGGAAAACTATTCCGGCGAGCTGTGAATGATGTGGAAGAGTTCCTCCGAAGAGCCACGGAGGAAAACCAGACGCCGTCCCACAATTCTGCTGATGATAAGAATTCGGGTAATTCCAGTGGGGAAAGAAGTAGGCCAGATGCATGTGATAAGAAGCGTGAGCTTTGCCAGTCTGAAGGGAAGCTGAAGAACAAcatgggagaaggaaagaagacagtGTCTTCAGGATCTTCAGAGAGAGGCTCCAAGGCCCCTCTGAAAGGAGCCCAACAGCAGGGTACCCGGAAGCGTAGGTGGCCCTCAAAGAACAACTTCCCTGTTCCTGAGTCTAGAACCTTGAACGAGATAATGACTAGACCAGTGGCCACATTTAAGGGGCAGTGGACTGTGAGCGCGGACCCCCACTTCCATCACTTCCTGCTCAGCCAAACCAGGGAGGCAGCTATCAGTTACCAGCAAATCACAAAGAGGTTGAAAGTAAGTGGAAAGGAGACTGGATCCATCTCCACCCAGGCAGCAGACAGCAGGGTCGTGAATGGCAGCATCATACCCACAGACAAAAAGATAGGATTTTTGGGCCTGAGCCTCATGGGAAGTGGCATGGTCTCCAACTTGCTAAAAACGGGTCACACAGTGACTGTCTGGAACCCGACTACAGAGAAGGAGGGGACCTGCCCGGGAAGAACCCCCGCTGAAATTGTTTCATCATGTGACATTACCTTTGCCTATGCCCCGGATCCAGAGACAGCCAAGGATCTGGTGCTGCGCCCCGGTGGTGTGCTACAAGGGATCGGCCCCGGGAAGTGCTACGTGGACATGTCAACAGAGGATGCTGATACAGTCACCCAGCTGGCCCAGGTGATTGTGTCCAAGGGGGGCCGCTTTCTGGAAGCCCCGGTCTTACGCACCCAGCAGCTGTCTAATGATGGGATGTTGGTGATCTTAGCAGCTGGAGACAAGGGCTTATATGAGGACTGCAGCAGCTGCTTTCAGGCAATGGGGAAGACCTTCTTTCTAGGTGAGCTTGGCAATGCAGCCAAGATGATGCTGATTGTGAACATGGTGCAGGGGAGCCTCATGGCCACCATCGCtgaggggctgaccttggcccaaGACACAGGTCAGTCCCCGCAGACATTTTTGGACATCTTCAATCAAGTAAAATTGGCCAATGTCGTCTTAGACCAGAAGTGCCAAAATATTCTTCAAGGAAACTTTAAGCCTGATTTCCATATGAAATACATTGTTAAGGATCTTCACTCAGCCATTGCACTGGGCAGTACCGTCAACCATCCGACTACAATGGCAACTGCAGCCAGTGAGGTATACAAAAGAGCCAAGGCACTGGGCCAGTCTGACAACGGCATGTCTGCCCTGTGCCGGGCCTACATGCACTAAGCCTCTACTCCCCCAATCTCCCCTGTGACCCCCCTCTTCCTCACACGGGGTTGGGGTCCTGGGACTTTACTCTGGACCAGTTTACTTCTCTTCATCTCCTTTTATACAGACTTTGAGACTTGTTATCAGTACAGCACGCAGCATTTACTCCTCCCCTGAAGGtcctgggaaggggaggagtgTCAGCAGGACTGGCCTATGGCAAGGCACAGTGCATGTGTgttcacacccccacccccacccccaccggttCCTACTCCAGGATACAAGCTGCCCAGGAACTGCTTCTTGGCTTTTTTTACCCCTTCTTCCAAGCTTGTCTTATCTCAGACCCCTTCCAGTCGAGGAACTAGAATCAGCAGTGGAAACTGGAAGCCTCTCCACTGCTTCCCTCAGAGTGAAGAGGCTGTGGTCATTTCCACGGTCCCCACTGGATTCCTTGCACAGAG
Protein-coding regions in this window:
- the LOC112313364 gene encoding cytokine-like nuclear factor N-PAC isoform X3 produces the protein MAPVGLRLGDLVWGKLGHYPPWPAMIITPPKGLQKPPGKKCWFVKFFGMEDHAWMEVEQLKPYHEHKEEIIKMNKGKLFRRAVNDVEEFLRRATEENQTPWPSKNNFPVPESRTLNEIMTRPVATFKGQWTVSADPHFHHFLLSQTREAAISYQQITKRLKVSGKETGSISTQAADSRVVNGSIIPTDKKIGFLGLSLMGSGMVSNLLKTGHTVTVWNPTTEKEGTCPGRTPAEIVSSCDITFAYAPDPETAKDLVLRPGGVLQGIGPGKCYVDMSTEDADTVTQLAQVIVSKGGRFLEAPVLRTQQLSNDGMLVILAAGDKGLYEDCSSCFQAMGKTFFLGELGNAAKMMLIVNMVQGSLMATIAEGLTLAQDTGQSPQTFLDIFNQVKLANVVLDQKCQNILQGNFKPDFHMKYIVKDLHSAIALGSTVNHPTTMATAASEVYKRAKALGQSDNGMSALCRAYMH
- the LOC112313364 gene encoding cytokine-like nuclear factor N-PAC isoform X2; this encodes MAPVGLRLGDLVWGKLGHYPPWPAMIITPPKGLQKPPGKKCWFVKFFGMEDHAWMEVEQLKPYHEHKEEIIKMNKGKLFRRAVNDVEEFLRRATEENQTPSHNSADDKNSGNSSGERSRPDACDKKRELCQSEGKLKNNMGEGKKTVSSGSSERGSKAPLKGAQQQGTRKRRWPSKNNFPVPESRTLNEIMTRPVATFKGQWTVSADPHFHHFLLSQTREETGSISTQAADSRVVNGSIIPTDKKIGFLGLSLMGSGMVSNLLKTGHTVTVWNPTTEKEGTCPGRTPAEIVSSCDITFAYAPDPETAKDLVLRPGGVLQGIGPGKCYVDMSTEDADTVTQLAQVIVSKGGRFLEAPVLRTQQLSNDGMLVILAAGDKGLYEDCSSCFQAMGKTFFLGELGNAAKMMLIVNMVQGSLMATIAEGLTLAQDTGQSPQTFLDIFNQVKLANVVLDQKCQNILQGNFKPDFHMKYIVKDLHSAIALGSTVNHPTTMATAASEVYKRAKALGQSDNGMSALCRAYMH
- the LOC112313364 gene encoding cytokine-like nuclear factor N-PAC isoform X1 → MAPVGLRLGDLVWGKLGHYPPWPAMIITPPKGLQKPPGKKCWFVKFFGMEDHAWMEVEQLKPYHEHKEEIIKMNKGKLFRRAVNDVEEFLRRATEENQTPSHNSADDKNSGNSSGERSRPDACDKKRELCQSEGKLKNNMGEGKKTVSSGSSERGSKAPLKGAQQQGTRKRRWPSKNNFPVPESRTLNEIMTRPVATFKGQWTVSADPHFHHFLLSQTREAAISYQQITKRLKVSGKETGSISTQAADSRVVNGSIIPTDKKIGFLGLSLMGSGMVSNLLKTGHTVTVWNPTTEKEGTCPGRTPAEIVSSCDITFAYAPDPETAKDLVLRPGGVLQGIGPGKCYVDMSTEDADTVTQLAQVIVSKGGRFLEAPVLRTQQLSNDGMLVILAAGDKGLYEDCSSCFQAMGKTFFLGELGNAAKMMLIVNMVQGSLMATIAEGLTLAQDTGQSPQTFLDIFNQVKLANVVLDQKCQNILQGNFKPDFHMKYIVKDLHSAIALGSTVNHPTTMATAASEVYKRAKALGQSDNGMSALCRAYMH